Genomic window (Spirosoma sp. KCTC 42546):
TTTCAGGATTGGCTAACAATAGATCTGGAACAGGGCTTGTTTGGCTCTGATCTATCATTGCTTCAGGGTAGGCAAAAAGCTGTGTCTGCCGATTACGATACAGATTCATTAATCCTGTAACGAGTTGGGCAATTATGGCCTGGTGAATTCGGGGTGCGTTAACGCCCATGTAAACAATATTATCGTTCATGTCCTTTCCCGTTTATGACGTTAAGGTACAAAAATTGGCTATACTTTCAGATTACTGACTTTTATCTCCACCGTTTTCTTCCCCTCTCCTGCCACAGTTACCTCTTTACCATTCAACTTGATGGTGATGGGTTGTGCTGAAGAATTTTGAACCGTTACATTCTGCTGAGTGGTTGTCACCTGCAATAAGGCCCCCCGGAACCGAATCTTGAACGAAAGCGACTGCCAGTTATCAGGACAGTAAGGATCCAAAACAACCTTTTCATGTTCAATACGTAGCCCCCCAAATCCTTTCACAACTGCCAACCAGGTACCAGCCATCGACGTAATGTGGCAGCCATCTTCGGTGTCGTTGTTGTAATCGTCGAGGTCAAGCCGGGCGGTGCGGAGGTACATTTCGTAAGCCTTTTCTTTCATCCCCAGCTTCGACGCCTGAATGGAATGAACGCAGGGCGACAACGATGACTCATGCACTGTCATGGGTTCGTAGAATTCAAAATTTCGCCGGAGTGTATCGGTATCGAACTCATCTTCAAAGAAATAGAGTCCCTGCAATACATCGGCCTGTTTGATAAAACATGACCGCAAAATCCGATCCCATGACCAGTTCTGGTTAATAGGCCGCTGACCTTTCGGGATGTCCGAAACAGGCATCAGGTCTTTATCCAGAAACCCTTCCTGCTGAAGGAAAACCCCCAACTTCTCATCCTGAGGCAGGTACATTCTTTCAATAATCTGCTTAGCGGTAGCCAATTCCCTCTCTTCGCGAAAGTGAATCCGATCGATCAGTTCAGCATATTTATCCCAGTCAAGAGCTTTTACTTTGCCAACAGCCTCTACCGTGTAGCGAAGGGTCCAGGCGGCCAGGTAATTGGTGTACCAGTTGTTGTTAACGTTGTTTTCGTACTCGTTGGGGCCAGTTACGCCCAGCATAACATACTGCTCTTTTGCTTTCGACCAGTTGACACGCTGACTCCAGAAACGGCTGATGGCAATGAGTACTTCCAGACCGTATTCAACCAGATACTGCTCATCACCCGTGTAACGAACGTAATCGTAAATGGCGTAGGCTATGGCCCCATTTCGGTGAATTTCCTCGAAGGTAATTTCCCATTCGTTATGGCACTCTTCGCCGTTCATCGTCACCATCGGGTAAAGCGCAGCACCCGCTCGGAAGCCTAGTTTTTGTGCATTTTCGATGGCTTTACCGAGTTGTTTGTACCGATAAACCAGCAGGTTTTTGGCCACTTTCTGGTCGGCAGTTGACAGGTAGAAGGGCAGGCAGTAGGCTTCTGTATCCCAGTAGGTCGAGCCACCATATTTCTCGCCCGTAAAGCCTTTGGGACCAATGTTCAATCGCTCGTCTTCGCCGGTATAGGTTTGATTCAACTGGAAGATATTGAACCGGATACCCTGTTGGGCCGCCACATCCCCGTCGATGATAATGTCGTTGGTTTTCCACTTATCCGCCCAGGCCTGCTTTTGCTCAAACAGCATTTTCTCGAATCCCTTCCGCGTAATCCGCTGGATATATTGATGGGCATCTTTGATGATGGTATCCGAATCGTAATTAAGCGACGATAGGTTGACCGCGTATTTGTAAATAACTGTTTCCTGCCCCTTTCGACAATCGAGGGTCATGCGGTTGGCGACGTACTTTTCGTACTTGATCGGCTGCGACTGAAAATCTACCTTCACGCCATCCTGCTCAATTTCCACACACATACCGGTAGCCACGTGGAAGCCCGTTTTACGGGTACGAAGTTCAATATAGGCTTCGCCATAAGCTGTTTCCTTACGCACTTCATCCCAGAACGTTTCGTCGTAGTTGGCGTCCCGGTTACGAATATCGCCATCAATGTAGGGCGTAATAGTGATTTTAGCGTCGAAATTCAGCGGTTTGATGGCATAACGGATTGCCCCCGACTCATCATCAACAATGGAGCAGAACCGTTTGGCATTGATCTGAAGTTCTTTACCGCTTTTGAGAACAGCTACAAAGGATCGTTCAAGATACCCCTCCTGCATGTTCAGCACACGCCGAAAATCACGGACTTCGCATTGATTCAGATCCAGAGATTCGTACTCGATATCAATGTCGATACCAATCCAGTTAGCAGCATTCAACACTTTAGCGAAGTATTCGGGGTAGCCGTTTTTCCACCAGCCCACGCGGGTTTTGTCGGGATAATAAACGCCGGCCACATAATTCCCCTGTAGGGTTTTGCCGGTAAATTTCTCCTCGAAATTTCCCCGCTGCCCTAATCGGCCATTGCCAATAGACATGAGGCTTTCGGTAATCTCATTAAAGTCACGGTAAAACCCTTCTTCAACAATGTTCCAGGGATCTTGAGTAATGTAGTGTTTCATCACAGGTTATTAGTCGTAGTCGCAAAAGTAGCCATTTCCGCTTTTACGCGCATGGCCTGCTTCATGTGTCGTTCGGTATGGGCCACCAGCATCAGAAAGGCATCACCCAGTCGGATTTTGAGCCAGTTACCAAACAGGGTCATTACCTTATCCTGATTCCAGTCCAGGTAAACAGCTTTATCCAGTAGAGTTCGAAGTAAGGTTTGTAGCTCAACAAACTGGCTCATAACCTCCGTAGGCACCAGGTCGGCGGCTGGCCGTGGACGAACCATTCCCGGCGCAGGAATTTTCATTTTCACCTGAGGATCAACAGCATACAGCATTGCTTTACCAATCCAATCGCTGTTAAGTACCTGATCGGCTGGATTAGCCTGTAGTAAACCGAGCTTATCCACCTTATGCTGAATGTTTCGGATATAGAATCGTTCAGCCAGGTTCAGGTGCTGCAGGCATTCCAGAATACTCCAGCTGTCAGGTGCGGGTTTCCAGCGCAATTGAGCATCCGTGAGCGGTGAAAACTCGGTTTCGACCGTTGCTAAAACAGCCGAAAGGCGCGTTTGGAGTTCCTGGGCAGTGGTGAGTTTTTGCATGGTTTAGGATTTAACCGCAAAGAACGCAAAGGTTATCGCAAAGAGCGCAAAGCACTAATTTGTCTTAAACTTCGCGCCCTTTGCGGTTAAGAAAATTGTGCTTGTTGAAACAAATCAACGTCGCGCTTTGAGTCGAGGTCGATGGCTCCGGCTTCGAATGGCACTTCGGAGCAGTCGTTGCGATGCTTCCCGATGACCCATTTTACACCTTTATCCCCCTGGAGCTGAAGCAGTTCATTTATGTAATTGCGATCGAACAGGGCAGGTACGCTGAGTTGCGTATCATAACGGCAGGCAACAATCTTTTTCCCTTCCTCCTTCCGAACATCGAACATATGCAGGAGTAGTCCAAGAGAAACAAGTGGTTGATCGGTATGCAATACCAATACGGCTTCAATATCTTTATGGGTCAAATAAAGTCCTGCCAGCCCTGTCTTCAGCGATGAGGCCTGCCCCGTTGGCCAGCTTGGATTATCGACCAGTGTAATTGGCAAACCAGCCAGCTCAGGCACAATCCGGGCACGATTGGCACCCAATACCACCACCACTGGCCCTCGTTGCAAGGCCAGCGCATTTTCGGTTACCCGTCGAATCAGCGACTGGCCTTTATAGGTTAATAACTGTTTTGGTTCACCGCCCATACGAGAGGAGTCCCCAGCGGCTAATATGATCGTTCCAATTTTCAAGTGCACTCATTTTTGTTTGTGACAAGATAGCGAAAAATGAGTGAAGAGTGTAGAACGAAAAGTGAAGAATAAAAAAGGTAGACCGTACTATTCTTCATTTTTCATTCTACACTCTTCACTCATTTTTTCGCTTTTTAAACACCTCTTCAGGATACCCTACTTCCATCAACGACAGCCCTTCGGCAGGAGCTGCCCGACCGGCACGACGGCGATCCCGGGCCAGAATTATCTGTTCAAATTCGGAACTACTTATCCGCCCCTGCCCTACTGCCAGCAACGTACCGACAATGGCACGAACCATGCCGTGTAAAAACCGATTGGCTTTAATATGAAAAACTAAATCGCCGGTGGGTTTTTCCTCCCAATAAGCCAGTTCAATCTGACAATTGAAGGTCTTCACATCCGTCTTCACCTTGCTGAAACTCTCAAAATCGGCATGATTCAGCAACGTTGCAGCCGCTTCATTCATGGCCTTTACGTCCAGCGGCAAGGTGAACACATAGACTAATCCATCCCGAAATGGGTCTTTTCGTCGGCTAATCTGGTATTGGTAATAACGAGAGGTAGCCGTGAAACGGGCGTGATCGTCTGCTCTCACCGGAAAGCACTCATAAACGGCGATATCGGGTGGAAGCAAACTATTCAGCGACCGAATCAAGTATCCGGTTAAGGGTGCATCGAACTCAAAGTGAGCAAATTGCTGGCCAGCATGAACACCCGCATCGGTTCGACCACTCCCAACGATAGAAATGGGTTGCCGGAGCACGGTTGCTAAAGCTGATTCAAGAACCTCCTGCACACTGATGCCATTCGGCTGTCGCTGCCAGCCGTGATACTTTGTGCCCCGGTAAGCCAGTTGTAGAAAATAACGCATATTGCCAACAAAAGTACGGGTTGTCGGCTTTGCCAGAAACAGTGGAGGCTTTGGTTTCAGGAAAATGATTCCCAAACGCCAAAGCCTCGATTAAAGAGGAAGGAACGAAAAACGATACGGAATCAGCAGGAAAATTAGTCCTGTTTTGATTACCGAATGTCCACGCCGAGTACTGGTATACTTACTTTCAATACAGGTTTTACGCAAACTACCCCCTGCTGCTACGTAGCAGAAGAGTTATGACAAACATACAAAAAACATGCCCAATAACCACTAAAATGGCCTTTAATTGACGTTTAAAGACGTTCAACTTCGAATCTCAGTTCATCAACAAGCTGCCGTAGGCGATCCGTATTTGGTGCTGGAGGTGGTAATTGCTGGCTCACGAAAGCGCAGATTTCCCACACTTCCAACACATCTTTTAACGCTATTTCACGGTTTGGCAAGTCGGCACGGTCGGCAGTGAGTAGTAAAGTGCCTTTAACTTTCACCTGGTTATAGACCCGGCGGCAGCAAATACCAGAACCAGTGGGCGGCTGATGTATAAGCAGGACATATAATTTCCCATCGGCAATATCGAACCAGTTCCGGATAAACTTCCCAACAAGCAACGCCCCAGGAAAGCTAAAGTCGTCGCCAGCCTCAAACGCGCGATAATGGCCTTCAGGCAAGGTTGGTAAGTGCATAGCCGGAAGCCGATGCAGAAAATCGGCCTGCTGATACCGCTGCCCATATTCGGCAAACTGCCGTTGGACTACTACAGGAATGGTAGGCGCAACGGTTTGGGCAGGCGCATTCGAATAGGCAGAAGCTGCCGATCCCTCATATACGTTGTTAAACGTCAGCGATTCCGTTTGCCGGGTAGAGGGTGTTGGACTACTCGGACGAACAGGTTCAGGCCGTGGTTCTGGTTGTGAAGCAAATAGCCGATCAACAGCCTGTTGACCGGACCGATCAGATTGCCTGACATCAGGCTGGGGTTGAAAGGACGATGGCTGGGGACGATCGTTTCCTACGCCGGGACGCACGGGTGACGTGATTACGGGAGGAACCGGTGGATCTTGTGACCGACGTGGCTCTTCCTGCGTTTTGTAGTATTTATTCAACACCGACGATAGCGGCTGTGGTTCGGGTGTCGGGGGCGAAGGCTGCGAAAATAT
Coding sequences:
- a CDS encoding glycoside hydrolase family 65 protein, whose amino-acid sequence is MKHYITQDPWNIVEEGFYRDFNEITESLMSIGNGRLGQRGNFEEKFTGKTLQGNYVAGVYYPDKTRVGWWKNGYPEYFAKVLNAANWIGIDIDIEYESLDLNQCEVRDFRRVLNMQEGYLERSFVAVLKSGKELQINAKRFCSIVDDESGAIRYAIKPLNFDAKITITPYIDGDIRNRDANYDETFWDEVRKETAYGEAYIELRTRKTGFHVATGMCVEIEQDGVKVDFQSQPIKYEKYVANRMTLDCRKGQETVIYKYAVNLSSLNYDSDTIIKDAHQYIQRITRKGFEKMLFEQKQAWADKWKTNDIIIDGDVAAQQGIRFNIFQLNQTYTGEDERLNIGPKGFTGEKYGGSTYWDTEAYCLPFYLSTADQKVAKNLLVYRYKQLGKAIENAQKLGFRAGAALYPMVTMNGEECHNEWEITFEEIHRNGAIAYAIYDYVRYTGDEQYLVEYGLEVLIAISRFWSQRVNWSKAKEQYVMLGVTGPNEYENNVNNNWYTNYLAAWTLRYTVEAVGKVKALDWDKYAELIDRIHFREERELATAKQIIERMYLPQDEKLGVFLQQEGFLDKDLMPVSDIPKGQRPINQNWSWDRILRSCFIKQADVLQGLYFFEDEFDTDTLRRNFEFYEPMTVHESSLSPCVHSIQASKLGMKEKAYEMYLRTARLDLDDYNNDTEDGCHITSMAGTWLAVVKGFGGLRIEHEKVVLDPYCPDNWQSLSFKIRFRGALLQVTTTQQNVTVQNSSAQPITIKLNGKEVTVAGEGKKTVEIKVSNLKV
- a CDS encoding DinB family protein → MQKLTTAQELQTRLSAVLATVETEFSPLTDAQLRWKPAPDSWSILECLQHLNLAERFYIRNIQHKVDKLGLLQANPADQVLNSDWIGKAMLYAVDPQVKMKIPAPGMVRPRPAADLVPTEVMSQFVELQTLLRTLLDKAVYLDWNQDKVMTLFGNWLKIRLGDAFLMLVAHTERHMKQAMRVKAEMATFATTTNNL
- a CDS encoding NTP transferase domain-containing protein; this encodes MGGEPKQLLTYKGQSLIRRVTENALALQRGPVVVVLGANRARIVPELAGLPITLVDNPSWPTGQASSLKTGLAGLYLTHKDIEAVLVLHTDQPLVSLGLLLHMFDVRKEEGKKIVACRYDTQLSVPALFDRNYINELLQLQGDKGVKWVIGKHRNDCSEVPFEAGAIDLDSKRDVDLFQQAQFS
- the truA gene encoding tRNA pseudouridine(38-40) synthase TruA, which translates into the protein MRYFLQLAYRGTKYHGWQRQPNGISVQEVLESALATVLRQPISIVGSGRTDAGVHAGQQFAHFEFDAPLTGYLIRSLNSLLPPDIAVYECFPVRADDHARFTATSRYYQYQISRRKDPFRDGLVYVFTLPLDVKAMNEAAATLLNHADFESFSKVKTDVKTFNCQIELAYWEEKPTGDLVFHIKANRFLHGMVRAIVGTLLAVGQGRISSSEFEQIILARDRRRAGRAAPAEGLSLMEVGYPEEVFKKRKNE
- a CDS encoding helix-turn-helix transcriptional regulator, which produces MDLKHESFILAETLATPNWMTLVSDNIRYLRKLNGLTQEQFSRKINIKRSLLGAYEEGRANPNQQNIQLIAKAFNTTVELLTRQDLRKLRETPNLSIPLGQKTTDVYAHRDDRRTNETGSAIRSDGKLADDDDPFQHPDFPDIFSQPSPPTPEPQPLSSVLNKYYKTQEEPRRSQDPPVPPVITSPVRPGVGNDRPQPSSFQPQPDVRQSDRSGQQAVDRLFASQPEPRPEPVRPSSPTPSTRQTESLTFNNVYEGSAASAYSNAPAQTVAPTIPVVVQRQFAEYGQRYQQADFLHRLPAMHLPTLPEGHYRAFEAGDDFSFPGALLVGKFIRNWFDIADGKLYVLLIHQPPTGSGICCRRVYNQVKVKGTLLLTADRADLPNREIALKDVLEVWEICAFVSQQLPPPAPNTDRLRQLVDELRFEVERL